From the Solibacillus sp. FSL R5-0449 genome, one window contains:
- a CDS encoding CC/Se motif family (seleno)protein, with protein sequence MQIELDANTKKWMQTKGKPVSVKTISVNACCAPPIQELMTHLGKPKDVHNYNEFQIDNLSVYVEKSLSHNEKMTLKLTGIGIFKMISAKLG encoded by the coding sequence ATGCAAATCGAACTCGATGCAAATACGAAAAAATGGATGCAGACTAAAGGCAAGCCTGTTTCCGTAAAAACCATTTCGGTGAACGCTTGCTGTGCCCCGCCCATCCAGGAATTGATGACGCATTTAGGGAAGCCGAAAGACGTACACAACTATAATGAATTCCAAATCGACAACCTGTCTGTTTACGTTGAGAAGAGCTTGTCTCATAATGAAAAAATGACATTGAAGCTTACAGGCATCGGTATTTTCAAAATGATTTCAGCCAAATTAGGTTAG
- a CDS encoding PH domain-containing protein, with the protein MGIFDGLMGNASELKPEDVQKEVAEIITSNEVVQHAFRVIRDTFIFTNKRLILVDKQGMTGKKTEYMSIPYKSITNFSIETAGTFDLDAELKIWISGNSVPLQKKFNKATNIYAVQRVLAENILSS; encoded by the coding sequence GTGGGTATTTTTGATGGGTTGATGGGCAATGCAAGTGAATTGAAGCCAGAAGATGTTCAAAAAGAGGTAGCCGAAATTATTACGAGTAATGAAGTGGTCCAGCACGCTTTTAGAGTAATTCGCGATACGTTTATTTTTACAAACAAACGCTTGATCCTCGTTGATAAGCAAGGGATGACCGGCAAGAAAACGGAGTACATGTCCATTCCGTATAAAAGCATTACGAATTTTTCGATTGAAACAGCCGGAACATTCGATTTGGATGCAGAGCTGAAAATTTGGATTTCGGGCAATAGTGTTCCTCTGCAAAAGAAGTTTAACAAAGCGACAAATATTTATGCGGTGCAGCGCGTTTTGGCTGAAAATATTTTGTCTTCATAA
- a CDS encoding HEAT repeat domain-containing protein, translating into MSQQNQETAPQLPENFSELKKAINRTADWEARLDAVQELAKIKADESIKILEYVAKADLVTKVRDAAAKQLKKMGQQVEPSEAPKGELFKDLRKIFKRIKKSLPADHTYEDFKVKLEKMRIDIYNTYEGEKGAQFDAWLKDMWETTTTRK; encoded by the coding sequence ATGAGTCAACAAAATCAAGAAACAGCACCACAATTACCTGAAAATTTCAGTGAATTAAAGAAGGCCATAAATCGTACAGCAGACTGGGAAGCACGTTTAGATGCAGTACAGGAATTAGCGAAAATTAAAGCGGATGAATCGATCAAAATTTTGGAATATGTTGCGAAAGCGGATTTAGTAACGAAAGTTCGTGATGCTGCGGCGAAACAGTTAAAGAAAATGGGTCAGCAAGTTGAACCGTCGGAAGCACCTAAAGGCGAATTGTTCAAAGACCTGCGCAAAATTTTCAAACGCATTAAGAAAAGCTTGCCTGCGGACCATACGTATGAAGACTTCAAAGTAAAATTAGAAAAAATGCGTATCGATATTTACAACACATATGAAGGTGAAAAAGGCGCACAGTTTGACGCTTGGCTGAAGGATATGTGGGAAACAACGACAACTCGAAAATAA
- a CDS encoding SDR family oxidoreductase gives MFQNKTVIITGAAQGIGRSVATHFAKAGANVIIADIEHDLGVQLAGELQKEGYSAIFAETDVRSEESVRQLMEMAAARFGEIHILINNAGKGKWISPLELSLEDWDDIINTNLRSVFLCSREAAKRMNSGGAIINLASTRAVMSEPNSEGYAASKGGILALTHALASSFSELNITVNSISPGWIETGDYDALRPSDHKQHFSNRVGKPDDIARACLYLANPENDFITGTDLTIDGGMTKKMIYEE, from the coding sequence ATGTTTCAAAACAAAACCGTAATCATCACAGGGGCAGCGCAAGGAATCGGGCGCTCCGTAGCAACTCATTTTGCAAAAGCCGGTGCCAATGTGATCATCGCAGATATCGAACATGACTTAGGTGTCCAGCTGGCAGGCGAACTCCAAAAGGAAGGCTACTCCGCTATTTTTGCAGAGACCGATGTGCGCAGTGAAGAGAGCGTCCGTCAATTGATGGAAATGGCCGCAGCCCGTTTTGGAGAAATTCATATTTTGATCAATAATGCGGGGAAAGGGAAATGGATTTCACCGCTGGAATTATCGCTCGAAGACTGGGATGACATCATCAATACGAATTTGCGCAGTGTCTTTTTATGTTCGCGTGAAGCGGCAAAACGGATGAACAGCGGCGGGGCGATCATCAATCTTGCGTCAACGCGTGCGGTCATGTCCGAACCGAATTCAGAAGGCTATGCCGCATCAAAAGGCGGAATCCTGGCCTTGACTCATGCATTGGCAAGCTCATTCAGTGAGCTGAACATAACAGTAAACAGCATTTCACCGGGATGGATTGAAACAGGGGATTACGATGCCCTAAGACCCTCCGACCACAAACAGCATTTTTCAAACCGTGTCGGCAAACCGGATGATATTGCCCGCGCCTGTCTGTATTTAGCGAACCCGGAAAATGATTTTATTACCGGGACGGATCTGACAATCGATGGCGGAATGACGAAGAAAATGATTTACGAAGAATAG
- a CDS encoding cAMP-binding protein, with amino-acid sequence MKDNPKKNQEEEMKIRQVEEVFCFSPNDSNALLAHAAEVQTTDVIPMDELNAYAKVDSTTTTLNNLHEDNTSAILDRNAPR; translated from the coding sequence ATGAAGGACAATCCGAAAAAAAATCAAGAGGAAGAAATGAAAATCCGGCAAGTAGAAGAAGTGTTTTGTTTTTCGCCGAATGACAGCAATGCGTTACTGGCCCATGCAGCGGAAGTTCAAACGACGGATGTGATTCCAATGGATGAGCTGAATGCATATGCCAAAGTCGACAGCACGACAACAACATTGAATAATTTGCACGAAGATAACACGTCCGCAATTTTAGATCGAAACGCACCAAGATAA
- a CDS encoding DUF2512 family protein, whose amino-acid sequence MNHLKALVIKFVMIAAVLGIILAGIFDFAFSDTLVISLVLTLLAYVVGDLGIFQNAGARADQDKRNIVATLSDVLLAAIVIYFMAQSYSENNDNIVAATIVSAVVIGLGEWFFHKYIDRQVFDSPHETDAQRDY is encoded by the coding sequence ATGAATCACTTGAAAGCTTTGGTTATTAAATTTGTGATGATTGCGGCGGTTTTAGGTATTATTCTTGCAGGGATTTTTGATTTCGCATTTAGCGATACTTTAGTAATCAGTTTAGTGTTAACACTTTTGGCTTATGTTGTAGGGGATTTAGGAATTTTCCAAAATGCCGGTGCCCGCGCAGATCAGGATAAAAGAAATATCGTCGCAACGTTATCGGATGTACTTCTAGCAGCGATTGTTATTTACTTTATGGCACAAAGCTATTCTGAAAACAACGATAATATTGTAGCAGCTACCATTGTTTCGGCTGTAGTCATCGGTTTAGGGGAATGGTTCTTCCACAAATATATTGATAGACAAGTATTCGATAGTCCCCATGAAACAGATGCTCAAAGAGATTATTAA